The Pseudomonas sp. SCB32 DNA window GGTTTGCCGGCGGCCAGCGAAGCGCCGGCCATCGCCAGCAACATCAGCAGCGCCAGGATGTGTCGCAGGTAGCCCATGGTTCCCTCCAGCGTTTGGCCGCGCTTCAGGGCCCGGCCGTGGTTCGACGCAACGTGACGAGCTTAGCTCGCCCAGTGACCGGAGCGTGAATCTACACAGCCGCGTGATGGGCAGCGCAGTACCGTAGGGCGTACAACCGTTCGCGGCTGTACGCCGGCTGCCGCAGGCGCCCCTCCCGCGGGGCTATCGTCACGCCAAGCCGCCGTAGGATGGGTGGAGCCCCATCAACAGCAGTGCACGACGCTCGATGGGTATCGCTTCGCTCCACACCGTCCTACGGACCTGGCCAAGGACGGTTGCTCCCAGCAGTGACGGCATTGAGCGCGTCGATCAGGCTGCCATCGCCCCCTTCTTGTACTGCAACAGCTCGCGGGTGCTGCGCCGCAGGTTCTCGGCCAGGCTGCCGTCGCCGTTGATGCAGTCCTCGATACGCCAGCCATGGGCGGTGCGATGCAGCAACAGATCGAGGCTCTTCGCCTCCCCGTTCAGCACATCCTTGAGCACCACGCTGGCCTTCAGCCGATTGCCGTCGACCGAGGTGAAGGCAAGGGACTGGACCCTGATATCGCCCCAGTCCTGGCAATCGCACAGGGGGTCGCCATCCAGGTAGCCGCCCTCGCCCTCGGCGGCGTCCTGGTCGGCCTTCATCAGGGCCAGCAACGAGGCGTCGTAGACATCCCCCTCCTTCAATGAATCGTTCGGCACGCCGGGGCCATCCGGGGTGTAGCTGGCGTAGATCTGCCGCAGGAA harbors:
- a CDS encoding DUF3828 domain-containing protein, giving the protein MSLLRPASALLLSLLMTFDASFAATSPASADTTSAEHFLRQIYASYTPDGPGVPNDSLKEGDVYDASLLALMKADQDAAEGEGGYLDGDPLCDCQDWGDIRVQSLAFTSVDGNRLKASVVLKDVLNGEAKSLDLLLHRTAHGWRIEDCINGDGSLAENLRRSTRELLQYKKGAMAA